Below is a genomic region from Candidatus Omnitrophota bacterium.
TTTGAAATTTGTGAAGATCGAAACGAATGTCTGAAAAGATAATTATTTTAGGGGCCGGGCTTTCGGGGTTAAGCGCCGCCTGGCATTTAAAAGAAAAAGGGCTTAAAGCCAGCGTATATGAAAAGGAAGGTAGCGTAGGAGGGCTTTGCCGTTCGAAAAAAAGCGGTAATTTTATTTTTGATTATGACGGGCACCTTTTGCATTTTCAAAACAACTATGCTTTTGAACTGGTAAAAAAATTACTCAAAGGTAATCTTGCCCACCACGAAAGATGCGCCTGGATAAGCAATTTTGGGATTTTTAGCCGCTACCCTTTCCAGGTAAATCTGCATGCTCTACCGAAAAAAGTGGCGATTGAATGCCTCTGGGGTTTCTTGCGGGTTTGCAATACAAGGTCTTCCGGAGACAGAAAAAATTTCCTTAAATGGATAAATGCAAACCTGGGGCAGGGAATCGCGAAATATTTCATGATTCCCTACAATGAAAAATTCTGGACAGTCCCGTTAAGCCAGATGGTTTGTTCTACTTGGACAGATAAATTTATTCCTCAGGTATATCTTTACGACATAGTCAGCGGATTTTTCGGGACCAACGGCTCTGGTTTCGGTTATAACGCTTGTTTTTGGTACCCCAAAAAAGGGGGGATAATCCAGTTGCCATTAGCTTTTGAGAAGCAAGCCGGGCCGATCTTTAAAAACTGCCTTATAACCGGCATTGATCTTAAAAATAAAGAAATAACAATCAAGGGCAGGAGTAAAGAGAAGTTTGACCAGTTGATTTATACAATTCCTTTGCCGGAATTAGTTAAAATAGCCGGTCCACTGCCCAAGAGAATAATTGAAAACCTTAATCAGCTACGCTGGAATTCGATTTTTAATCTGAATCTGGCGGTAGAAGGCAGGGTTCATCCCGGTAAGCATTGGGTTTATTTTCCTCAAAAAAATACTGTTTTTTTTAGGGCCGGTTTTTACCACAATTTTTCCGCTAGTAATGCGCCGGATAGAAAAAGCTCCCTATATACAGAGGTTTCATATTCCAAAGATAAACCGATCGATAAAAAAACTGTCATAAGCCGGATTTTAAATGGTCTCCACTCGAAAAATATTATCGGCAGAAAGAATAAAATCCTGACTATGGATCAAAATGATATAAATTACGGATATCCTATTTATGACAGTAACTACCTCAGGGTAACGGCGGAAATTAAAGAATTTTTAGCTGCCAAGGATATAATTGCCTGCGGCCGCTACGGTTCCTGGAAATATATGTCAATGGAGGATTCCATCTTGGACGGGAAACTGGCTGCTTCCAAGATCCTAAAAAAATGCTCAAAAGATTAAAAAACTTATATTTATACCGGCATACTTTATGGGATATGTCTTTAAAGCAGGTCAAAGCCAAATATACGGCTTCCTTCTTGGGTATCTTTTGGGCGGTGATTAACCCGCTTTTAATTATGTCGGCCATAAGTTTTGTTTTTGCAGTGATTTTTAGAATCGAAATAAAAAACTTTTCTTTATTTATACTCGCCGGTATTTATCCCTGGCTGTTTTTTTCTTCCGTTTTATCTGAGTCGGCAGGGGCGATCCTTAATCAACAGACTATCCTTCACCAATTTAACCTGCCGCGTGAAATCCTCCCTTTAAGCCTTTCTTTAGCGGGCTTTTTTAATTTCCTTGGCGGATGGCTGGTAGTTTACCCGGTTTTCTTATTTTTTAACCCTCATATAATTTACCTTTTTCCGTTATTAATACTTATTTTAGCGCTTAATTTTATATTCCTTTGCGGCCTGAGTTTGGCTTTGTCAGTTCTAAATATATTCTTCCGCGATCTTGAGCATATGCTGGGTACTTTATTAATGTTTTGGTTTTGGGTTACCCCGGTGTTTTATTCCATCGAAATGGTCCCTGAGAAATTCCGCTGGTTAACTAACCTCAACCCGATGTCTGCTTATATCATTTATTATTGCGACGTTTTATACCGGGGTGTTATACCGCAGGAAGTTACTTTTATCAGGGTTTTCCTTTGGGCTTTAGTAAGCATCTTGAGCGGTTTTCTAATTTTTATCAGACTGGAAAAAAAGATTTTAAAAAGGATATAACTAAATATGGACCGGATTGTATTTTGTGACCTTTGGGCAATGTACAGAATTAAATTTATCATTGACTCAAAGCCTAAATGGGAAAACTTTTGGGCTTTAAAAGGGATTAATTTTAAAGTAGAGCAAGGCGAAGTTGTCGGGATAATCGGTGAAAACGGGGCAGGTAAATCGACTATCTTAAAAATAATCGCCGGCATGATATCTTCTGACCGGGGGCAAGTTCAAGTGTCGGGGAGGATCTCGGGCCTTTTGGAGTTAGGGGCTGGTTTTCAGCCGGAACTGACCGGAAGCGAAAATATTTATTTGATTGCCGGGTTGTTTGGGCTGAGCAGGCTTGAGGTCGAATCAATATATGAAGAGATATTAAGCTTTGCCGACATAGGAAAATTCATAAATGCCCCGGTTAAATGTTATTCTCAGGGTATGTTTGTAAGGCTGGCTTTTGCCATTGCCATAAATGTAAACTCCGATATTATTCTGATTGACGACACCCTGGCAGTGGGCGATGAGTATTTCCAGAAAAAATGTATTAAGAAGATTTTTGAGCTAAAAGACCAGGGCAAAACCATTATTTTTGTTACTCATGATATGGAGGTCGTCCGTCGTTTGTGCCAGCGGGCTATTTTTCTTAAAGACGGCAAGATTGTAAAAGACGGCCCGGTCAACCAGGCTATTCCTTTATACGCCCAGACTTCCGGGGCAAAAGAAGGAGTGGGTATCTTAAAAAGCGGACATTTAAGCATTATTTTCAATAATGGGCGCCTGTTATTTAATTGGAAAGACCGCTTGTTGACTCCGGGATTAGGGGGACATACCATTCTGGGCATTATGAATAAACAGTATAATTCTACCCAGGCAGATTGGTTGGTTGAAAAACAGGATGATCAAAAAATTATTGCCAAGGGCAAATTTAACCAGCTTAACGTCGAGCAAACCTGGCAAATAGAAATAGATAAGGACCTGGGTTTAAAGTGGGATATCGGGATTAAATCTTCCGATAGGGAGCAGGTTTCAGAATGCCAAGCCAATATTATGCTGGTTAAAGAATATGGCAGCTGGTCTACCGGAATAGAAAAGGGCGACTTTCCGATTACTGAACAGACAAATAAGGCCTGGCAGCATCTTTTAGGAAATAATATTTTCAGGAAAGTAATCGGGGTAGATATGGCAGCTGGCCCGGATTTTTCCCTTCCTTCTTTATTTTTTGAAAGATCCTCAAGTATGGAGCCGAATTCCCCGCAGATTCTCAATACGGATTACCTTTTTAACTGCCGGATGCTTCAATACAAAATTTCCGGTTTGAATAACTTGCTTACCTTCCAGCAAAACTCGGCTGATCTATTTTCAGGTAAGATTATTTTTGATGTTTTTAACCAAGAAAGCTACTTTGAACAGATTAACCAGGATTTTATTTTGTCTTCTAAAGATACCAGTCTGATCTTTGCAAACGGAGAAGCGATACTTTCATATAAAGGATTAAGCTTGACTAAAAACAGCCATTTAAATACCTCCATTAATATTGCCGGAAAATGGTATGATTCAGCTTGCGCAAATTGGGAATTTAAGAGGCAAGCCCAAAATCTAATTGTCGGATTTGGTTCTTGGCCAGGACTGCTTTTAAAACAGGTTTGGGAGTTTGAAATTCATAAAGAAGGGGCTTTTTTATGGAAGGTATGGCTACAGGTTGAGAAAGAAACCGATATACAGCAGCAGCGTTTACAATTTATGTGCACAGGTAAATACAGGAATTTTTTTACAGAGTACTCAGGCGGAGAATTTTCGGATAAGTTTTTTGAAACAGAATCGGATATGCTGCAAAGGTGTGTTTCCACAGGAACAATCGGATTAAGCGGCCAAGATGATAAATTACCGGTTTTAAGTTTATCGTTTTCGCCAAACTCCGGAAATTTTGCCAAAATCCTTAATTCTGATTTTTACCATAAGGCCCGCATATTAAGGATTGAAAAAATCGATCCGGAAGAAGAAACTATCTTTAAGCCCGGCAGATACAAATCATTTGAAATAGAAGCCCGGTTAGATGCGGCCAAGGAGTTGCAAAAAAATAACCTTCCGAATGCAATCGAAAAGGGAAGGTTAAAATTTATTTTTGACCGGGGGAAAGGATCGGTTTTCTGGGAGGGCAGGGAACTTACTAAAAAACTGGGTTTTTATACCTCTTTACGTTCCTGCGGCCGTTGGCATGATTCCGTGTCTTCGGCTGATTGGAAGATTGAAGGGCAGGATAATAGTTCGATCAGGGTGAAGGGAAAATGGCTGCATTTACCGATTTCCCAGGTCTGGAAGCTAAATTTACCCGAAGAGGGGGTAATTGAATTCAATGTTTTTTTAGAAGTAAACGAGAAGATAGTTTTCGAGCGCTTGCAGGCTAATCTTATGCTTTTGGAGAAATACACTGATTGGGTGGCTAAAGAGAATAAAGGAAAATTTCCGGTTTTTGCCGCAGATATAACCGATGATTGGCAACAGGTTTATCGGGCTGATAGTAAATTTATCGGAGTTTTTTCAAAGCCAGAAAAGAAAGTCTTGCCCGAAATATTGTTTGCCCCCCTTTCTTTAAAAGCCGATTGGTCCTTAAATATTCTAAATTCGGATCTTTACCATCGGGGTAGGGTGCTTCAGTTCTTAAATGCCAACAATACCGTCCTTGAGCCAGGACAGCATCCTTACGCCCACGGTTTAATCAGCGTTGCTAAAAAAACTGATGTCTAAATTAAAAAGTAAATTTTTATTATTTATTTTTGTTTTATCAATCTTGGCAACATTTATCTTTAGGCCAGGCGAAAATAAAGTTGTTAATCTAAACGAAGATGATTGGTTCGTTACTACCGATTCAGGCTGGAAAGGTGCATCAAATGGGCAAGTTGTCAGTACCGGAAACAACCTTTGGCCGGTTGAACTTAGGTACCGGTTAATAGCCACAAAACTCTGGCCGTGGCCGGAGATCGATTTTTGGTTAAAATTTAGAAAAGAACATGATTTAAGCAAGTATTCCGGCATAAAATTAGTAATAACCAGCCAGCAAAAAGATGAAATTTACGTTTATTTTATGGCCGAGGATCAAAATTTAAAACTGCTTAAGCCTCTGGCCCAAAAATGCCGGTTAAATGGCAAGCCGAATCAGGAAATTTTCCTTCTTTTTTCCGATTTTCAAATACCTAAGGATTGGAGTGCGCGGGTTAGCGGTTTTAACAGCGTTTTTAAATGGGATAAAACCAGACGTTTGGGAATACACAAAAAAGGCAGCGATAAAGAGGAAGGGAAGCTTTTAATTAAGCAAATCCAACTTTTTAACAATCCGAGTTCAAAAGGAAAAATACTGGAAAGGACAAGGCCGCCAAAGCATTACACTTTTGATTTGACTCTTAAGCCCGGCAATTATGATAATGAAATTGTTATTTTAGATTCAGACCATGATCCCGTAGGCCCATATTTTTATGGCGCAAACTGGGGTGTTTGGCTTGATCTACCTGATAAAGACAAAACAGCTTTTTTAGAGTTAAAAGTTATCAGGGCAGGAGGGCCTTTTATGGATAGGTATGATTGGCGCAAATCAAAATTTACCTTCCCCGGAAATGACCGCAAATTAAATATGGTTAGCCTGGATGAGTTTATTAAATATTGCCGTAATATCGGGGCTGAACCTTTAATCCAGGTAAGCGCTTTGGGGGATAATCCGGCTGAAAATGCCGCCGAACTTTTGAGATATCTTAATCAGGAAAAAGGATATGGGGTAAAATTCTTTGAGATAGGCAATGAGCCTTTTATCTGGCACCAGGTGCATTTTGACCTTTGTGATCATCCTTGTTCACTGGCCGAATATTTCGTAATATTTAAGAAGATATCCTTAGCCTTACGGAATACACAAGAAAGTATCAACCCGGATTTTAAAATAAGCATTTTTGCCCCCGGGATTGAAACAGCTTGGCTTGACTGGAGTACCCTTTCGGGAAAAGATGGTAAAAAACCAGTGCTTGGTCAGTTTTTGAAGATGTGCAAAGATTTCGAAAAAGACAGGAAATTAAACCCAAAAGGAATAAGGCTGATCGACGTTTTAAGTTTTCATCTCTTTCCTTCCTTTAAGGGCGCCCAACCTTTAAAAGGCGAAATTGATGACTCGCTTATTTTAGAGTCGGCCCAAACATGGTATAGGCCCGATTATCTGAATAAATATGACAGCTCTTTACCTTTGAATAAACCTGGCGGCGTTATCCCCAGGCTTAAAGATATAATAAAAAACAATTATCCCGGTATAAAGTTGGCGCTTACCGAATTTAATCTTGAATCTAAATCAATGGTTGACTATGATCCTTTAACCAAGGTCCTCTATTTAGCCGACCTCTACGGGATTCTGGCAAGATCAGGGGTAGATTATTTTATGCAGTTTTGTTTGAATTCCAGCGACCAAAATACTGCGCTATTGGATGATCTTGATAACATTACGCCGCTTTACCATTCCCTGGCTTTATTTGCCAGGAATTTTAACGGTAATATTTTAGAGGTAAAAAACACTCACCCCGAAAAGCTTAGCATCTACGCATGTAATAAAGGCCAAGATATAGTTATTATGGCAATTAACAAGGAAAACTTTGCAAAAAAAGCGAAGGTTTTATTGAAGGTTAATGATCAATTCAATTTTAGTTTATCTTTTCCTGCTCTGAGCCTTACCTGCGTAAAAATAGATAAACTGAATCAGAAAGCCGAATGCTGGGAATATGGAAAAGAACAGATTAATTGAACTGTCGGTAGTCATCCCGACCTACAACAGAAAAAAATTTTTAAAGGAATGTGTCAATTCCCTTCTTAATCAGGATTACCCGGCTGAGAAATATGAAATTATTGTTGTTGACGACGGATCTAGCGACGGGACAGATTTAATGATGGCATCTTTCACCGAGAGTCATCCAAATATTGAATATTTGCAAAGGGAGCATCAAGGGCCGGCTGCCGCCAGGAATGCTGGAATCAAGCATTCAAGCGGTCAAATCATAGCTTTAACGGATAATGATTGCCTACCGGCTAAAAATTGGGTAGGTAGTATTCTAAGGTCCCATAAACTGCATAATGAAGCATTGGCAGTAGGAGGGTTAACCGAAGTCAGCCCACGCAATATCAAAGCTTTGGTAAGCCAATCATTGAGCAATGGGGCAATGTCGGTTGAAATTAAAAATAAAAAAGAACTTATTTTTTTCCCCACCTGCAATGTTTCTTTTAAAAAAGAATACCTTTTTGAGAATTTTAATGAATTATTTCCTTTGCCCGCAGGAGAGGATTTAGAATTCTTTTGGAGGATTTTTAAAGGGGGGAGTAAATTTGTCTATGATGAAAAAATCGGGGTTTTCCACAATTGCCACCCCAATTTCAGATCTTTCCTGAAACAGGCATATATGTATGGAAAAGGCAATTTTCTCGTTCAGCATCTCCATAAGGACCACCCTTTATTAAAGGAAATATTACCGCAGAGTTTCTGTGCATTTGTTTTAGGCACAACCGTTAATTTTTTAAAAATTCCGCGCTTTTCTTACCTTTTGGGTTCTAGTCTTATTGCCTCTGGTTTAAATTTAAACGGATACGAAAAATTTCAGGTTTATTTTTATTTTACTTTGCATAAAATAATGTATTTAGCCGGTAATATCGCGGAATTTACAAGGGTAGAAAGGTTAAATAAGGAAAATGAAATTATAAAAAAACCAAAGCTGCTTATTTTAGATATAACCCATGAATGCAATCTCAAATGCAGGATTTGCGATATCTGGAAGACATCGTCATCCGAAATTAACCTCGATTTTCGTTATATTAGAAAACTCCTTTTTGAAGCCAGGGAATTAAAAATAAAAGAAATTGCCCTTTCCGGAGGGGAACCCTTATTAAGAAACGATATATTTGAGATATTCGACTACGCAAAAAAAATCGGGCTTAAAAATATTGGGATTTTAACTAATGGCATGCTTGTTGAACGCCACCTAGAAAAGTTAAAACCATATCTGATCACCGGCTTCGTGTCGCCGGTTATTTCATTCGATTCTTTAAACCCCCAACTGCATAACCATATAAGGAATAATGGTCTGGCCTGGCAGATGACCAAAAAGGCATTAAATATGCTGGCTTCCTTAAAAAAAGAACATCCCAAGACAAATTTTAACGTAATTACAATAATCTTGGGGCAGAATCTGGAAGAGCTACAGGAGCTTGCTGTATTCGTGAAATCATTAAACGCTAATTCATTACAGTTCCAGCCGCTTTTAGCCAATAACCTAGATATGGCGGAAAGGAAAAGTTCCCCTTTCTGGGTTCCCAGGGACAGATTATTGGTTCTTGATTCTGTGATTGACGGCTTAATAGGGCTGAAGAGAAAAGACCCACGATTTATCAAAAATTCGGAAAGGAATTTATCGCTTATAAAAAAGTATTACCGCCAAACCCTGACTTATTTTGATGCTAGCTGTCTTTCAGCGGATAAAACCGTTTTGGTCGCCAATCAAGGCGATTTCAGGACCTGTTTTTCTGGTTACGGAGATATTAAAAGCCAGGGGTTAAAACAGGTATTACAGGGTAAAAAAATAATCCAGGTTCGCCAAAAGGCAAGAAAATGTTCATCTCCCTGCCTTTTGCCCTGCTTTTTTGATTAATGGCTGAAGTAGTGAAAAGAAGATATATAAAAATGAATTTAAGCAGGCTTAAAAATATTTTCCTGAATATATTAATAGTGCTTTCCATTATTTTTATAGCCAGGAATATATATAAATTCTGGCCTCTTATCGTCAATGTAAAAATTAAAATAAACCTGCTTTATTTCGCCGCGATTAGTTTTTTAATTATCAGCCAGCATTTTTTCTACGTGTTTGTTTGGAAAAAACTGCTTAATTACCTAGCTGTAAACTTTTCCTATTCTGAATTGCTGAAGCTTCACTTTTTTACCATAGTTACGAAATATATCCCCGGCCAAATTTGGTTTCCTTTAGCCAGGGGAAAATATATCATCGATAGAGGAGTAAGTGTGCGGCGGACAAGTTTTATTATTCTGCTCGATTTGTCTTTAGGGCTAGGCGCAGCTTTGTTATTGATAATCGGATGTTTCTTTATATATAAGTGGAACAACTCTTTAACCGTCTATCCGCCGGCGATTGTTATTGGCCTGGCCTATATATTTAAAGATAAACGCAAACAATATATTAAAAGCTTAAGCAGCTTTAAAGAAAAAGCAATAATTTTTATGAAAACAATATTTAAATTTTTTCATTATTACCTGGCTTTAGCTCTTTTTGACGGAATAATCTTTTATCTGTTTTTTAATTTGTTCGTATCGGTTGAATTCCAAAAAATACCGGTTTTTATCGGTTTAAATTCTATACTCAGGATAATTTTTAGCATTTTGCCTAACCAGCTTGGTATCGGGGAAACAGTACAGTTATTTTTGTTAAAATATTTTTTGGTTGCGCCATATTTTATTTTAATCCCTTTATTAATCAGGTGCTGGAAGGTCGCTATCGACTTACTGC
It encodes:
- a CDS encoding FAD-dependent oxidoreductase, which gives rise to MSEKIIILGAGLSGLSAAWHLKEKGLKASVYEKEGSVGGLCRSKKSGNFIFDYDGHLLHFQNNYAFELVKKLLKGNLAHHERCAWISNFGIFSRYPFQVNLHALPKKVAIECLWGFLRVCNTRSSGDRKNFLKWINANLGQGIAKYFMIPYNEKFWTVPLSQMVCSTWTDKFIPQVYLYDIVSGFFGTNGSGFGYNACFWYPKKGGIIQLPLAFEKQAGPIFKNCLITGIDLKNKEITIKGRSKEKFDQLIYTIPLPELVKIAGPLPKRIIENLNQLRWNSIFNLNLAVEGRVHPGKHWVYFPQKNTVFFRAGFYHNFSASNAPDRKSSLYTEVSYSKDKPIDKKTVISRILNGLHSKNIIGRKNKILTMDQNDINYGYPIYDSNYLRVTAEIKEFLAAKDIIACGRYGSWKYMSMEDSILDGKLAASKILKKCSKD
- a CDS encoding glycosyltransferase, translated to MEKNRLIELSVVIPTYNRKKFLKECVNSLLNQDYPAEKYEIIVVDDGSSDGTDLMMASFTESHPNIEYLQREHQGPAAARNAGIKHSSGQIIALTDNDCLPAKNWVGSILRSHKLHNEALAVGGLTEVSPRNIKALVSQSLSNGAMSVEIKNKKELIFFPTCNVSFKKEYLFENFNELFPLPAGEDLEFFWRIFKGGSKFVYDEKIGVFHNCHPNFRSFLKQAYMYGKGNFLVQHLHKDHPLLKEILPQSFCAFVLGTTVNFLKIPRFSYLLGSSLIASGLNLNGYEKFQVYFYFTLHKIMYLAGNIAEFTRVERLNKENEIIKKPKLLILDITHECNLKCRICDIWKTSSSEINLDFRYIRKLLFEARELKIKEIALSGGEPLLRNDIFEIFDYAKKIGLKNIGILTNGMLVERHLEKLKPYLITGFVSPVISFDSLNPQLHNHIRNNGLAWQMTKKALNMLASLKKEHPKTNFNVITIILGQNLEELQELAVFVKSLNANSLQFQPLLANNLDMAERKSSPFWVPRDRLLVLDSVIDGLIGLKRKDPRFIKNSERNLSLIKKYYRQTLTYFDASCLSADKTVLVANQGDFRTCFSGYGDIKSQGLKQVLQGKKIIQVRQKARKCSSPCLLPCFFD
- a CDS encoding glycoside hydrolase family 44 protein; this encodes MSKLKSKFLLFIFVLSILATFIFRPGENKVVNLNEDDWFVTTDSGWKGASNGQVVSTGNNLWPVELRYRLIATKLWPWPEIDFWLKFRKEHDLSKYSGIKLVITSQQKDEIYVYFMAEDQNLKLLKPLAQKCRLNGKPNQEIFLLFSDFQIPKDWSARVSGFNSVFKWDKTRRLGIHKKGSDKEEGKLLIKQIQLFNNPSSKGKILERTRPPKHYTFDLTLKPGNYDNEIVILDSDHDPVGPYFYGANWGVWLDLPDKDKTAFLELKVIRAGGPFMDRYDWRKSKFTFPGNDRKLNMVSLDEFIKYCRNIGAEPLIQVSALGDNPAENAAELLRYLNQEKGYGVKFFEIGNEPFIWHQVHFDLCDHPCSLAEYFVIFKKISLALRNTQESINPDFKISIFAPGIETAWLDWSTLSGKDGKKPVLGQFLKMCKDFEKDRKLNPKGIRLIDVLSFHLFPSFKGAQPLKGEIDDSLILESAQTWYRPDYLNKYDSSLPLNKPGGVIPRLKDIIKNNYPGIKLALTEFNLESKSMVDYDPLTKVLYLADLYGILARSGVDYFMQFCLNSSDQNTALLDDLDNITPLYHSLALFARNFNGNILEVKNTHPEKLSIYACNKGQDIVIMAINKENFAKKAKVLLKVNDQFNFSLSFPALSLTCVKIDKLNQKAECWEYGKEQIN
- a CDS encoding ABC transporter ATP-binding protein; this encodes MDRIVFCDLWAMYRIKFIIDSKPKWENFWALKGINFKVEQGEVVGIIGENGAGKSTILKIIAGMISSDRGQVQVSGRISGLLELGAGFQPELTGSENIYLIAGLFGLSRLEVESIYEEILSFADIGKFINAPVKCYSQGMFVRLAFAIAINVNSDIILIDDTLAVGDEYFQKKCIKKIFELKDQGKTIIFVTHDMEVVRRLCQRAIFLKDGKIVKDGPVNQAIPLYAQTSGAKEGVGILKSGHLSIIFNNGRLLFNWKDRLLTPGLGGHTILGIMNKQYNSTQADWLVEKQDDQKIIAKGKFNQLNVEQTWQIEIDKDLGLKWDIGIKSSDREQVSECQANIMLVKEYGSWSTGIEKGDFPITEQTNKAWQHLLGNNIFRKVIGVDMAAGPDFSLPSLFFERSSSMEPNSPQILNTDYLFNCRMLQYKISGLNNLLTFQQNSADLFSGKIIFDVFNQESYFEQINQDFILSSKDTSLIFANGEAILSYKGLSLTKNSHLNTSINIAGKWYDSACANWEFKRQAQNLIVGFGSWPGLLLKQVWEFEIHKEGAFLWKVWLQVEKETDIQQQRLQFMCTGKYRNFFTEYSGGEFSDKFFETESDMLQRCVSTGTIGLSGQDDKLPVLSLSFSPNSGNFAKILNSDFYHKARILRIEKIDPEEETIFKPGRYKSFEIEARLDAAKELQKNNLPNAIEKGRLKFIFDRGKGSVFWEGRELTKKLGFYTSLRSCGRWHDSVSSADWKIEGQDNSSIRVKGKWLHLPISQVWKLNLPEEGVIEFNVFLEVNEKIVFERLQANLMLLEKYTDWVAKENKGKFPVFAADITDDWQQVYRADSKFIGVFSKPEKKVLPEILFAPLSLKADWSLNILNSDLYHRGRVLQFLNANNTVLEPGQHPYAHGLISVAKKTDV
- a CDS encoding ABC transporter permease, which encodes MLKRLKNLYLYRHTLWDMSLKQVKAKYTASFLGIFWAVINPLLIMSAISFVFAVIFRIEIKNFSLFILAGIYPWLFFSSVLSESAGAILNQQTILHQFNLPREILPLSLSLAGFFNFLGGWLVVYPVFLFFNPHIIYLFPLLILILALNFIFLCGLSLALSVLNIFFRDLEHMLGTLLMFWFWVTPVFYSIEMVPEKFRWLTNLNPMSAYIIYYCDVLYRGVIPQEVTFIRVFLWALVSILSGFLIFIRLEKKILKRI